The following are encoded in a window of Pelecanus crispus isolate bPelCri1 chromosome 6, bPelCri1.pri, whole genome shotgun sequence genomic DNA:
- the LOC142593723 gene encoding scavenger receptor cysteine-rich type 1 protein M130-like, whose amino-acid sequence MVPVGVLGLFLCVWLCEGTGELRLVGGGGRCAGRVEVKHDGEWGSVCTYDFHWDARWDAVVCRHLGCGPVARSSPYAPFGQGTGRIWLQPLFCRGDEAMLQDCAHYGWGHHFCGHERDVGVTCAEAVELRLAAGGSPCAGRVEVKLRGVWGSVGDPNWDMEDAEVVCQQLGCGSAAGAYPASTRFGKGDGPINLFLVDCVGSETAIWDCKIDGWGPYNSSIRDFETAVICQGFARLVGGDTACAGRLEVRRGRAWASVCEDAMDMKAAQVVCRELGCGVALAVSGTGWFEAGPGLLWEGGFECSGTEPLLASCARRPPRSQACTSHASIICSPYTAFRLADNSSGCAGRVEAEAGGTWGSLCATGWDLRDAHVLCHHLGCGPAAAVPPGGSFGGGDGPLRRDAFGCVGSERHPGECPTALLGEPACPPGHAAAVNCSGVAAPLRLVEGESRCDGRLEVAARPGAWARVPAGLWDARRGSVVCRQLGCGVPEKVYSVAGSGTVGLQGLRCAGSEEQLAQCNVSGTAAAPAVSREEVAVVCSGSRRVRLSGGPGRCAGRVEVYVNGSWGTVCQETWDLLDASVVCRQLGCGRALAAPGSARFGPGTGPLWPHAGGCAGTEASLWECPASAQHGCRRGGGAGAVCSEQLSLRLAGGSGRCSGHLEVLHKGTWGRVCANGTSPATATAACRQLGCADGGRLEAAPARDPAPAWLAWVGCQEGARWLWRCPSAPWRLQACSPGGDARVACDEDSDGTSGTPSPSPGSRCPEAAASGSVPVPTVLCVVLGTLLCLALAALAVQACRARARRRGPGRAADAISDAVYEELDYTLMPEYQEVPSRSGSLSEGSVTKLPYYSGDSMEESEPRAAPGPPAQHGPPDGYDDAAAVPQECPAPSAGDSADGVARRSWGCVPPTGGSCPPPSPPGATRDPAAQPPGDTHYDDVGVSTLATAL is encoded by the exons ATGGTGCCTgtcggggtgctggggctgttcCTGTGTGTGTGGCTCTGTGAAG GCACCGGGGAGCTGCGGCTggtgggcggcggcgggcgctgtgCCGGGAGGGTGGAGGTGAAGCACGATGGCGAGTGGGGCTCCGTTTGCACCTACGACTTCCACTGGGATGCCCGTTGGGACGCCGTGGTGTGCCGTCATCTGGGCTGTGGGCCAGTGGCCAGGTCGTCCCCCTACGCCCCGTTTGGGCAGGGCACCGGCAGGATCtggctccagcccctcttctgCCGGGGCGACGAGGCGATGCTGCAGGACTGTGCCCACTATGGCTGGGGACATCACTTCTGCGGCCATGAGCGGGACGTGGGGGTGACGTGTGCAG AGGCGGTGGAGCTGCGGCTGGCGGCTGGCGGGAGTCCTTGTGCCGGGAGGGTGGAGGTGAAGCTGCGAGGAGTCTGGGGATCGGTGGGAGACCCCAACTGGGACATGGAGGACGCAGAGGtggtgtgccagcagctgggctgtggctcGGCTGCCGGTGCCTACCCTGCCAGCACCCGCTTCGGCAAAGGGGACGGCCCCATCAACCTGTTTCTGGTTGACTGCGTCGGGAGCGAGACTGCGATCTGGGACTGCAAGATCGATGGCTGGGGACCCTACAACAGCAGCATACGTGATTTTGAAACCGCCGTCATCTGCCAAG GGTTTGCCCGGCTGGTGGGCGGCGACACTGCCTGCGCCGGGCGGCTGGAGGTGCGTCGGGGCCGAGCGTGGGCCAGCGTCTGCGAGGACGCCATGGACATGAAGGCCGCCCAGGTGGTGTGCCGGGAGCTGGGCTGCGGCGTGGCCCTGGCCGTCTCTGGCACCGGCTGGTTTGAGGCGGGACCGGGgctgctctgggaggggggGTTCGAGTGCAGCGGCACCGAGCCCCTCCTTGCCAGCTgcgcccggcggccgccgcgcagCCAGGCCTGCACCAGCCATGCCAGCATCATCTGCTCCC CCTACACGGCTTTCCGGCTGGCGGACAACAGCTCGGGCTGCGCCGGGCGGGtggaggcggaggcggggggcacGTGGGGGTCCCTCTGCGCCACCGGCTGGGACCTGCGCGACGCCCACGTCCTCTGCCACCACCTGGgctgcggccccgccgccgccgtgcccccggGAGGCTCCTTCGGCGGGGGGGACGGGCCGCTGCGGCGCGACGCCTTTGGCTGCGTCGGGAGCGAGCGGCACCCAGGCGAGTGCCCCACGGCGCTGCTGGGGGAGCCCGCCTGCCCCCCCGGCCACGCCGCTGCCGTCAACTGCTCAG GCGTTGCCGCGCCCCTGCGTCTGGTGGAGGGGGAGAGCCGGTGCGATGGGCGTCTGGAGGTTGCCGCAAGGCCCGGGGCCTGGGCCCGCGTGCCGGCGGGGCTGTGGGATGCGCGGCGTGGCAGCGTGGTGtgccggcagctgggctgtggcgTGCCGGAGAAGGTCTACAGCGTGGCGGGCTCGGGCactgtggggctgcaggggctgcggTGTGCCGGCAGCGAGGAGCAGCTGGCCCAGTGCAACGTGTCGGGGacggccgccgcgccggccgtCAGCCGCGAGGAGGTGGCCGTGGTGTGCTCGG GCAGCCGGCGGGTGAGGCTgtcgggcggccccgggcgctgcGCCGGGCGGGTGGAGGTCTACGTCAATGGGAGCTGGGGCACCGTGTGCCAGGAAACCTGGGACCTCCTGGACGCCAGCGTCGTCTGCCGCCAGCTGGGCTGCGGAAGGGCGCTGGCGGCACCCGGCTCGGCCCGCTTTGGTCCCGGCACGGGGCCGCTGTGGCCGCATGCCGGCGGCTGTGCCGGGACGGAGGCGTCGCTCTGGGAGTGCCCGGCCTCGGCACAGCACGGCTGCCGGCGCGGTGGCGGGGCGGGAGCCGTCTGCTCAG agcagctctccctgcggctggcgggcggcagcggccgctGCAGCGGGCACCTGGAGGTGCTCCACAAGGGCACGTGGGGCCGCGTGTGCGCCAACGGCACCAGCCCCGCCACGGCCACCGCCGCCtgccggcagctgggctgcgcGGACGGGGGGAGGCTGGAGGCCGCCCCTGCCCGGGACCCGGCCCCCGCCTGGCTGGCCTGGGTGGGCTGCCAGGAGGGGGCCCGCTGGCTCTGGCGCTGCCCCTCGGCACCCTGGCGCCTGCAGGcctgcagccccggcggggaTGCCCGCGTCGCTTGTGACGAGGACAGTGACGGCACGAGCGGGacgcccagcccgtccccgggGAGCCGCTGCCCGGAGG cggcagcatcGGGGAGCGTGCCGGTGCCCACGGTCCTGTGCGTGGTGCTGGGGACGCTGCTGTGCCTGGCCTTGGCTGCCCTAGCTGTGCAGGCGTGCCGCGCCCGGGCTCGGCGCCGAG GCCCCGGTAGAGCTGCAGATGCCATCTCCGATGCCGTCTACGAGGAGCTGGACTACACCCTCATGCCCGAGTACCAGGAGGTGCCCAGTCGCTCAG GCTCCCTGTCCGAGGGGTCGGTGACGAAGCTGCCGTATTACAGCGGGGACAGCATGGAGGAGAGcgagcccagggcagccccag gcccccctgcccagcacgGCCCCCCGGATGGCTACGACGATGCCGCCGCCGTGCCACAAGAGTGCCCCGCTCCCAGCGCTGGGGACAGCGCCGACGGGGTGGCacgcaggagctggggctgtgtCCCACCCACAG GTGGCAGCTGCCCCCCACCAAGTCCCCCAGGAGCCACGAGGGACCCCGCGGCCCAGCCCCCGGGGGACACACACTATGACGATGTTGGCGTCAGCACCCTGGCCACGGCGCTCTGA
- the LOC142593724 gene encoding scavenger receptor cysteine-rich type 1 protein M130-like — MVPVGVLGLLLCVWLCTGELRLVGGSGRCAGRVEVKHDGEWGSVCDYDFDWEARWATVVCRQLGCGPVARSSPYAPFGQGTGRIWLQPFFCQGNEAMLQDCPNYGWGQHFCGHEWDLGVTCAEAVELRLAAGGSPCAGRVEVKLRGVWGSVGDTKWDMEDAEVVCQQLGCGSAAGAYPASTRFGKGDGPINLVLVDCVGSETAIWDCEIRGWGPYSGIHDFDTAVICQGFARLVGGDTACAGRLEVRRGRAWASVCEDAMDMKAAQVVCRELGCGVALAVSGTGWFEAGPGLLWEGGFECSGTEPLLASCARRPPRSQACTSHASIICSPYTAFRLADNSSGCAGRVEAEAGGTWGSLCATGWDLRDAHVLCHHLGCGPAAAVPPGGSFGGGDGPLRRDAFGCVGSERHPGECPTALLGEPACPPGHAAAVNCSGVAAPLRLVEGESRCDGRLEVAARPGAWARVPAGLWDARRGSVVCRQLGCGVPEKVYSVAGSGTVGLQGLRCAGSEEQLAQCNVSGTAATPAVSREEVAVVCSGSRRVRLSGGPGRCAGRVEVYVNGSWGTVCQETWDLLDASVVCRQLGCGRALAAPGSARFGPGTGPLWPHAGGCAGTEASLWECPASAQHGCRRGGGAGAVCSEQLSLRLAGGSGRCSGHLEVLHKGTWGRVCANGTSPATATAACRQLGCADGGRLEAAPARDPAPAWLAWVGCQEGARWLWRCPSAPWRLQACSPGGDARVACDEDSDGTSGTPSPSLGSRCPEAAASGSVPVPTVLCVVLGTLLCLALAALAVQACRARARRRGPGRAADAVSDAVYEELDYTLMPEYQEVPSRSGSLSEGSVTKLPYYTGDSMEESKPRAAPGPPAQHGPPDGYDDAAAVPQECPATSAGDSADGVARRSWGCVPPTGGSCPPPSPPGATRDPAAQPPGDTHYDDVGVSTLATAL, encoded by the exons ATGGTGCCTgtcggggtgctggggctgctcctgtGTGTGTGGCTCT GCACCGGGGAGCTGCGGCTGGTGGGCGGCAGCGGGCGCTGTGCCGGGAGGGTGGAGGTGAAGCACGACGGCGAGTGGGGCTCCGTCTGCGACTACGACTTCGACTGGGAAGCCCGTTGGGCCACTGTGGTGtgccggcagctgggctgcgggcCAGTGGCCAGGTCATCCCCCTACGCCCCGTTTGGGCAGGGCACCGGCAGGATCTGGCTCCAGCCCTTCTTCTGCCAGGGCAATGAGGCGATGCTGCAGGATTGTCCCAACTACGGCTGGGGACAGCACTTCTGCGGCCACGAGTGGGACCTGGGGGTGACCTGTGCAG AGGCGGTGGAGCTGCGGCTGGCGGCTGGTGGGAGTCCTTGTGCCGGGAGGGTGGAGGTGAAGCTGCGAGGAGTCTGGGGATCGGTGGGAGACACCAAGTGGGACATGGAGGATGCCGAGGtggtgtgccagcagctgggctgtggctcGGCTGCCGGTGCCTACCCTGCCAGCACCCGCTTTGGCAAAGGGGACGGCCCCATCAACCTGGTTCTGGTTGACTGCGTCGGGAGCGAGACTGCGATCTGGGACTGCGAGATCCGCGGCTGGGGACCCTACAGCGGCATACATGACTTTGACACCGCCGTCATCTGCCAAG GGTTTGCCCGGCTGGTGGGCGGCGACACTGCCTGCGCCGGGCGGCTGGAGGTGCGTCGGGGCCGAGCGTGGGCCAGCGTCTGCGAGGACGCCATGGACATGAAGGCCGCCCAGGTGGTGTGCCGGGAGCTGGGCTGCGGCGTGGCCCTGGCCGTCTCTGGCACCGGCTGGTTTGAGGCGGGACCGGGgctgctctgggaggggggGTTCGAGTGCAGCGGCACCGAGCCCCTCCTTGCCAGCTgcgcccggcggccgccgcgcagCCAGGCCTGCACCAGCCATGCCAGCATCATCTGCTCCC CCTACACGGCTTTCCGGCTGGCGGACAACAGCTCGGGCTGCGCCGGGCGGGtggaggcggaggcggggggcacGTGGGGGTCCCTCTGCGCCACCGGCTGGGACCTGCGCGACGCCCACGTCCTCTGCCACCACCTGGgctgcggccccgccgccgccgtgcccccggGAGGCTCCTTCGGCGGGGGGGACGGGCCGCTGCGGCGCGACGCCTTTGGCTGCGTCGGGAGTGAGCGGCACCCAGGCGAGTGCCCCACGGCGCTGCTGGGGGAGCCCGCCTGCCCCCCCGGCCACGCCGCTGCCGTCAACTGCTCAG GCGTTGCCGCACCCCTGCGTCTGGTGGAGGGGGAGAGCCGGTGCGATGGGCGTCTGGAGGTTGCCGCAAGGCCCGGGGCCTGGGCCCGCGTGCCGGCGGGGCTGTGGGATGCGCGGCGTGGCAGCGTGGTGtgccggcagctgggctgtggcgTGCCGGAGAAGGTCTACAGCGTGGCGGGCTCGGGCactgtggggctgcaggggctgcggTGTGCCGGCAGCGAGGAGCAGCTGGCCCAGTGCAACGTGTCGGGGACGGCCGCCACGCCAGCCGTCAGCCGCGAGGAGGTGGCCGTGGTGTGCTCGG GCAGCCGGCGGGTGAGGCTgtcgggcggccccgggcgctgcGCCGGGCGGGTGGAGGTCTACGTCAATGGGAGCTGGGGCACCGTGTGCCAGGAAACCTGGGACCTCCTGGACGCCAGCGTCGTCTGCCGCCAGCTGGGCTGCGGAAGGGCGCTGGCGGCACCCGGCTCGGCCCGCTTTGGTCCCGGCACGGGGCCGCTGTGGCCGCATGCCGGCGGCTGTGCCGGGACGGAGGCGTCGCTCTGGGAGTGCCCGGCCTCGGCACAGCACGGCTGCCGGCGCGGTGGCGGGGCGGGAGCCGTCTGCTCAG agcagctctccctgcggctggcgggcggcagcggccgctGCAGCGGGCACCTGGAGGTGCTCCACAAGGGCACGTGGGGCCGCGTGTGCGCCAACGGCACCAGCCCCGCCACGGCCACCGCCGCCtgccggcagctgggctgcgcGGACGGGGGGAGGCTGGAGGCCGCCCCTGCCCGGGACCCGGCCCCCGCCTGGCTGGCCTGGGTGGGCTGCCAGGAGGGGGCCCGCTGGCTCTGGCGCTGCCCCTCGGCACCCTGGCGCCTGCAGGCCTGCAGCCCTGGCGGGGACGCCCGCGTCGCTTGTGACGAGGACAGTGACGGCACGAGCGGGACGCCCAGCCCGTCCCTGGGGAGCCGCTGCCCGGAGG cggcagcatcGGGGAGCGTGCCGGTGCCCACGGTCCTGTGCGTGGTGCTGGGGACGCTGCTGTGCCTGGCCCTGGCTGCCCTGGCCGTGCAGGCGTGCCGCGCCCGGGCTCGGCGCCGAG GCCCCGGTAGAGCTGCAGATGCCGTCTCCGATGCCGTCTATGAGGAGCTGGACTACACCCTCATGCCCGAGTACCAGGAGGTGCCCAGTCGCTCAG GCTCCCTGTCCGAGGGGTCGGTGACGAAGTTGCCGTATTACACCGGGGACAGCATGGAGGAGAGcaagcccagggcagccccag gcccccctgcccagcacgGCCCCCCGGATGGCTACGACGATGCCGCCGCCGTGCCACAAGAGTGCCCCGCTACCAGCGCTGGGGACAGCGCCGACGGGGTGGCacgcaggagctggggctgtgtCCCACCCACAG GTGGCAGCTGCCCCCCGCCAAGTCCCCCAGGAGCCACGAGGGACCCCGCGGCCCAGCCCCCGGGGGACACACACTATGACGATGTTGGCGTCAGCACCCTGGCCACGGCGCTCTGA